From a single Macrobrachium rosenbergii isolate ZJJX-2024 chromosome 59, ASM4041242v1, whole genome shotgun sequence genomic region:
- the LOC136837761 gene encoding uncharacterized protein — translation MNQIRILLLLVLCCNFTLGQNIQQLLDLFLQATSDDDDGGEFPGLSEFNPQNFSFTGTIGDLFTVDEESGNLIPINSTTDNLNSGPLPPEQQSTPTPVITDSSSTPPLPISATTSSPIEIISTPVTEPVAQSPVPSTSQTVTGVTTLSPSQAAIANPPTTSQSPIVNPPGTQIMITNPLTTSQPIITTLPTLPSTSATPGQLTGSSSQLPATSSQPFGQLTGTTGQFPGQFPVLGSQFSGQFSVSGGQLPVQTGQFPGQFPGIFTPAGVQFPVTGGFFHGQPPGPFPSFGQLPNQGQFPGSSQFPNQGQFPFSSQFPNQGQIPGSFGPVTGGQFSPVTGGQFPGTGGSFGGQIPDPGSVPGGQGCRFFCLNNSGQYVCCRQ, via the exons ATGAACCAGATAAGAATACTACTGCTTCTAGTATTGTGCTGCAACTTTACTTTGGGACAGAATATACAG CAACTGCTTGACCTATTCCTCCAAGCTACATCAGACGACGATGATGGAGGAGAGTTCCCGGGTCTTTCAGAGTTCAACCCTCAGAACTTTAGTTTCACTGGAACCATTGGAGATTTATTTACTGTTGATGAAGAGTCGGGAAACCTTATCCCAATAAATTCTACTACAGACAATTTAAATTCAGGACCCCTGCCCCCTGAACAACAATCAACACCAACCCCTGTGATAACTGACTCATCATCAACCCCACCTTTACCCATATCAGCAACCACTTCCTCACCCATTGAAATAATTTCTACGCCAGTAACTGAACCTGTTGCCCAGTCTCCAGTGCCTAGTACTTCTCAAACAGTAACTGGTGTCACCACTCTTTCACCATCTCAAGCAGCCATAGCTAATCCTCCAACAACTTCACAGTCACCTATAGTTAATCCACCAGGTACTCAAATAATGATAACTAATCCACTAACAACTTCCCAGCCCATAATTACAACTCTGCCAACTCTTCCGTCTACAAGTGCAACCCCTGGGCAGTTAACTGGTTCTAGCAGCCAGTTGCCTGCTACTAGCAGCCAACCATTTGGTCAACTTACAGGAACAACAGGCCAATTTCCAGGTCAATTCCCTGTATTAGGTAGCCAGTTTTCTGGACAATTCTCTGTATCTGGTGGACAACTGCCTGTACAAACTGGCCAGTTTCCTGGACAGTTTCCAGGGATATTTACACCAGCTGGTGTTCAATTTCCTGTCACTGGAGGATTTTTCCATGGTCAGCCTCCTGGGCCATTTCCTAGTTTTGGTCAACTCCCTAACCAGGGTCAATTTCCAGGCTCTAGCCAGTTTCCTAACCAAGGTCAATTTCCATTCTCCAGCCAGTTTCCTAATCAAGGACAAATACCAGGAAGCTTTGGTCCAGTTACTGGGGGCCAGTTTAGCCCAGTTACTGGAGGTCAATTTCCAGGTACTGGTGGAAGCTTTGGGGGGCAGATCCCAGATCCAGGATCTGTTCCAGGAGGTCAAGGATGCAGATTCTTCTGTCTTAATAATTCTGGTCAGTATGTATGTTGTCGCCAGTAG